One Bacteroidota bacterium DNA window includes the following coding sequences:
- a CDS encoding ATP-binding cassette domain-containing protein, translated as MNVIELNHITKSFGKHVAVNDLSLDVPEGSIYGFIGPNGSGKTTTIRMIMNIFYPDSGIIKVFNGEQAGNLLNRIGYLPEERGLYKKMKVKELICFYGELKHVSNPSREADYWLEKFDLSNWAKKKVETLSKGMSQKVQFIITIINKPEIIILDEPFSGLDPVNAEIIKEVILDLRAKGSTIVFSTHDMSVAEKMCDFIFMIYKGKKVLDGTLESIQKQFGRDTIRIQMEGGVSMLNGISGIERINDFGQIQELRMLLGADSQQILSDIISKTRVTKFEIASPSLNDIFIRIARPEKNGSYE; from the coding sequence ATGAATGTCATAGAGTTGAATCATATCACGAAAAGCTTTGGTAAGCACGTTGCTGTAAATGATCTTTCCCTTGACGTGCCAGAGGGTAGCATTTACGGATTCATTGGCCCAAACGGATCGGGGAAGACAACCACCATTAGGATGATAATGAATATTTTCTACCCTGATAGCGGAATAATCAAAGTCTTTAATGGTGAACAAGCAGGAAATCTTTTGAATAGGATTGGCTACCTTCCAGAAGAGAGAGGTTTATACAAAAAAATGAAGGTGAAAGAGCTGATCTGTTTTTACGGAGAGTTGAAACATGTATCCAATCCTTCGCGTGAAGCTGATTATTGGCTCGAAAAATTCGACCTGTCGAATTGGGCAAAGAAAAAGGTTGAGACCCTAAGTAAGGGTATGAGCCAGAAGGTTCAATTCATCATTACAATAATCAATAAGCCCGAGATTATTATCCTCGATGAGCCGTTCAGCGGGCTGGATCCAGTAAATGCAGAAATTATCAAAGAGGTAATCCTTGATCTTAGAGCCAAAGGATCAACCATTGTTTTCAGTACTCACGATATGTCAGTAGCAGAAAAGATGTGTGATTTTATTTTTATGATCTATAAAGGAAAAAAGGTTCTTGATGGTACCCTTGAATCAATACAAAAGCAGTTTGGTCGGGATACTATAAGAATTCAAATGGAAGGAGGAGTTTCTATGCTTAATGGGATTTCTGGAATAGAAAGAATAAATGATTTTGGACAGATTCAAGAACTTCGGATGCTACTAGGAGCCGATTCACAACAAATCCTATCAGACATTATCTCAAAAACAAGGGTGACAAAATTTGAAATTGCCTCACCCTCATTAAATGATATTTTTATCCGAATTGCCAGACCTGAAAAAAATGGAAGTTATGAATAA
- a CDS encoding ABC transporter permease gives MNKSFVIAKREYRAAVRTKAFLISLLLLPVFMGGGLIVLTLFKDKIDLTDKKVVVLDYSGLMGDHIIKTAESWNKNNIYNDKKEQISPLYFIEIVQPDTVNSLQQKLDLSNRIRHKEIHAFLQIGVDVVHPHYGEEQSRIFYFAENSAVDNVREWLSNVINNKIREMRVVELGVDPKKINDLFYRVGAESMGLLKVDSKSGQVIDAKEVNEMQAILIPYFLIFLMFMMLMMSAVPLLSSVMEEKSERVAEVLLGSVTPWQFMMGKIIGGLGVSLTTSTIYVLGAVITLRKMGMNDIIPYEVLPWFFAYMLLNIIMVGSIMAALGASCNDSKDAQAIQFPAMLPIILPLFFMMPIIMDPLGKLATGLSLFPLWTPMIMLLRQSTSVTIPTWQPIVGLIGVVLFTFFCVWAGARIFRSAIILQGKRPKIGTLFRYIIKG, from the coding sequence ATGAATAAATCATTTGTAATAGCAAAGCGCGAATATCGTGCAGCGGTCAGAACTAAAGCATTTCTGATCTCTCTTCTTCTTCTCCCGGTTTTTATGGGAGGGGGTTTAATTGTACTAACGCTGTTTAAGGACAAGATCGATCTCACGGATAAGAAGGTAGTAGTTCTGGACTACTCTGGTTTGATGGGGGATCATATTATAAAAACAGCAGAGAGCTGGAATAAAAACAATATTTACAATGATAAAAAAGAACAAATTTCACCACTGTATTTCATCGAGATTGTTCAACCTGATACAGTAAACTCATTACAACAGAAGTTGGATTTAAGCAATAGGATACGCCATAAGGAAATTCATGCATTTTTGCAGATTGGGGTTGACGTAGTACATCCTCATTATGGGGAGGAGCAATCAAGGATATTCTACTTTGCTGAGAATTCTGCGGTTGATAATGTCAGAGAGTGGCTTAGTAATGTTATTAACAATAAGATACGCGAAATGAGGGTTGTTGAACTTGGGGTGGACCCGAAAAAGATTAATGACCTATTCTACCGGGTTGGTGCAGAGAGTATGGGCCTCTTAAAGGTTGATAGCAAATCAGGTCAGGTAATTGATGCCAAAGAGGTAAACGAGATGCAGGCAATTCTTATTCCCTATTTCCTAATTTTTCTGATGTTCATGATGCTGATGATGTCAGCAGTTCCACTTCTCTCTTCTGTTATGGAGGAGAAAAGTGAAAGGGTTGCAGAGGTGTTGTTGGGTTCAGTCACACCGTGGCAGTTTATGATGGGAAAAATCATTGGAGGCCTAGGTGTTTCGCTTACCACTTCTACAATCTACGTTTTAGGGGCAGTTATTACACTAAGAAAAATGGGAATGAACGATATAATCCCATATGAGGTATTGCCTTGGTTCTTTGCTTACATGTTACTCAATATTATAATGGTAGGCTCTATCATGGCGGCACTTGGGGCTTCCTGTAACGACTCAAAGGATGCTCAGGCGATCCAGTTTCCAGCAATGCTTCCAATAATTCTACCACTATTCTTTATGATGCCGATAATTATGGATCCTCTGGGTAAATTAGCCACTGGTTTATCGCTTTTCCCACTATGGACTCCAATGATTATGCTTTTACGACAGTCAACTTCTGTGACCATTCCCACTTGGCAACCAATAGTAGGTTTGATAGGAGTTGTACTATTCACATTCTTTTGCGTATGGGCAGGTGCTCGTATTTTTCGGTCAGCCATTATTCTTCAAGGTAAACGGCCTAAAATAGGCACTTTGTTTAGGTATATTATTAAGGGCTAA
- a CDS encoding ABC transporter permease: MIKNYFKSAYRNIIRNKFYSFINILGLAIGFMATIIILLYNQNELNYDKHNKKYDRIYRLESHFTIAGKDDLFAVTSVPLGLAFKVEYPEVEEFVRLFGGDGMLIEIDENKYYEDRLFWADSTIFNVFTHEFIYGDPMNALTEPNTCVINETLAKKYFGKNNPMGEVIKAVNEIPFKITGVIKDQPDNTHLKYNGLFSIVTLSERIGRERFNSFDPAAFWNINPFTYILLKENSSMESISEKSPLFYEKYMKSVGDQINANFVPMATPLADIHLNSKLKGDEPTGNKAYVLIFTIVALFILVIAGINYMNMATARSTKRAKEVGLRKVIGAVRSQLMRQFLSESLILALIAFLISLLAVALILPSFNELAGKNLVFGIETSGIILWTLLISIGVGLLSGSYPSFYLSAFAPIKVLKGKINTGKSKGSLRKILVVFQFIISISMIVGTLVVTKQLNYMRSKDLGFAKDNILVTTIQADTNLLKKMPTFREELLQNPNVKDLSTSNGYPGNIGGIVVMKVEQDTKFGTSDSTASSSGGSQMVEETLNFTMIDYDFLNLYEIKFKEGRNFSREMGTDLQEGVIINEACAKELGWTDNPLGKKIGFGLQLDGTFTRSTKVIGVVKDFNYRSLHNAVEPLALFLTDRPLNAVSIKIGLENRQQTIQFIEDKWNEFGAIHPFDYNFLKDTMDDMYQAEEKIGKVFTIASLLSVFIALLGLLGLSSFIAEQRTKEIGIRKVVGATLESILTLLFKEFVILILIAFVIASPIAWYLLNNWLDSNFVYATNIGLLTFLLAGFIAFVIGILTISFHIYRAASSNPVDALKYE; this comes from the coding sequence ATGATTAAAAATTATTTTAAAAGTGCTTACCGGAATATCATCAGAAACAAATTTTATTCATTCATCAATATTCTGGGGCTGGCCATTGGATTTATGGCTACTATCATCATCTTATTGTATAACCAAAATGAGTTAAATTATGATAAGCACAATAAGAAATATGATCGGATTTATCGACTCGAATCGCATTTTACCATTGCCGGCAAAGATGATCTCTTTGCAGTAACCTCTGTTCCTTTAGGACTTGCGTTCAAGGTTGAATATCCGGAAGTAGAAGAGTTTGTTCGACTTTTCGGTGGTGATGGGATGTTGATAGAGATTGATGAGAATAAATATTATGAGGACCGCCTGTTCTGGGCTGATTCCACCATTTTCAATGTATTCACTCATGAGTTTATTTATGGTGATCCGATGAATGCATTGACCGAACCTAATACCTGTGTGATCAATGAAACCCTCGCGAAAAAATATTTTGGAAAAAATAACCCAATGGGAGAGGTAATTAAGGCAGTCAATGAAATACCCTTCAAAATTACTGGAGTCATCAAGGACCAGCCAGACAATACCCACTTAAAATACAATGGATTATTTTCGATTGTTACTTTATCTGAGCGAATAGGACGAGAACGATTTAATAGTTTTGATCCGGCTGCATTCTGGAATATTAATCCTTTTACATACATTCTTTTAAAAGAAAATTCTTCAATGGAATCTATATCGGAGAAATCGCCCCTGTTTTATGAAAAATATATGAAGTCGGTTGGCGATCAAATCAATGCCAACTTTGTTCCAATGGCCACTCCTTTAGCCGACATTCATCTAAATTCTAAATTGAAAGGTGATGAACCCACGGGAAATAAAGCTTATGTATTGATTTTTACCATCGTTGCATTGTTTATCCTTGTTATTGCAGGGATAAACTATATGAATATGGCAACCGCCCGATCAACCAAACGTGCTAAAGAAGTAGGTTTGAGAAAAGTAATTGGTGCAGTTCGTTCACAACTCATGCGTCAATTCTTAAGTGAGTCTTTAATCCTGGCATTGATAGCTTTTTTAATATCACTCCTAGCCGTGGCTTTAATTTTACCGTCGTTTAATGAACTTGCCGGAAAAAATTTGGTTTTTGGAATTGAAACATCCGGCATAATCTTATGGACCTTACTCATATCCATAGGTGTTGGCTTGTTATCAGGAAGTTATCCTTCATTTTATCTTTCAGCGTTTGCTCCAATTAAGGTTTTAAAAGGAAAAATAAATACCGGAAAATCGAAAGGTTCTCTAAGGAAAATCCTAGTGGTTTTTCAATTTATTATTTCTATTTCGATGATCGTCGGAACGCTTGTGGTTACTAAACAATTGAACTATATGCGTTCAAAAGATCTTGGATTTGCCAAGGATAATATACTTGTAACAACCATTCAGGCAGATACCAATTTACTTAAAAAAATGCCAACTTTTAGAGAAGAACTTTTGCAGAATCCGAATGTAAAAGATTTATCAACCTCAAATGGATATCCGGGTAATATTGGTGGCATTGTAGTAATGAAAGTCGAGCAAGACACAAAATTCGGAACATCTGATTCAACAGCTTCGAGTTCTGGAGGAAGTCAAATGGTTGAAGAAACCCTTAATTTTACAATGATTGATTATGATTTCTTAAATCTTTACGAGATCAAATTTAAGGAAGGCCGTAATTTCAGTCGTGAAATGGGAACTGACTTGCAGGAGGGAGTGATCATCAATGAGGCATGTGCCAAAGAACTCGGATGGACCGATAATCCACTTGGTAAAAAAATCGGCTTTGGACTTCAACTTGATGGAACCTTCACCCGAAGTACCAAAGTAATTGGGGTAGTCAAAGATTTTAATTATCGCTCATTGCATAATGCCGTTGAACCATTGGCATTATTTCTAACTGACCGGCCATTGAATGCCGTATCGATAAAAATTGGTCTGGAAAATCGCCAGCAAACGATTCAATTTATTGAGGATAAATGGAATGAGTTTGGAGCAATACACCCATTTGATTATAACTTCCTTAAAGATACCATGGATGATATGTATCAGGCAGAAGAAAAAATTGGTAAGGTGTTTACCATTGCATCATTACTTTCTGTATTCATTGCATTACTTGGCTTGCTGGGATTATCGTCTTTTATTGCTGAACAACGAACCAAAGAAATAGGAATTAGAAAAGTGGTTGGGGCTACATTGGAGTCGATACTAACCTTATTATTCAAAGAGTTTGTCATACTTATCTTAATTGCATTTGTGATTGCTTCGCCAATTGCCTGGTATTTGCTAAATAATTGGCTCGATTCAAATTTTGTTTACGCAACCAATATAGGGTTGTTAACTTTCCTTTTGGCAGGTTTTATTGCATTTGTTATTGGGATATTAACCATCAGTTTTCACATTTACAGGGCTGCAAGCTCAAATCCGGTTGATGCTCTTAAATACGAATAG